Proteins encoded by one window of Haladaptatus sp. ZSTT2:
- a CDS encoding aspartate aminotransferase family protein gives MSAGPPIDELHLADAPHLETSIPGPESDRLIERQKRIESNAVAYPRSVPIALDAAKGSTVRDVDGNIFLDFFAGIGVLNVGHSNPYVLEGVHEQTEKITHTIDFPTETRLDFIEALDGIAPGGLKGNNKVVFGGPSGSDAIEGSIKLAKHNTGRTGLLAFEGAYHGSTGGALSLTAGKKYKKGYEPLLPGVVHAPYPSTDEECAHALDHIQTVLEDPYSGKENPAGIWVEPIQGEGGVVVPPQEFLPGLRDLADDNDVMLIFDEIQSGFGRSGKWFASEWSGVTPDAMTMAKGIGGAGLPLGAVMYHEKFDTWGPGGHIGTFRGNVPAMRGGIRAIEYIEEHDLLAHARDLGTYLRDRLAEATDPATTEVRGEGLFIGVEMWDEDGNPLSDTVKAIQKYCYEHGVLVWSAGRYGNVLRLLPALVMTKAQAEAGMDIITAGIEAHT, from the coding sequence ATGAGCGCAGGGCCTCCCATCGACGAACTACACCTAGCAGACGCACCGCACCTCGAAACCTCGATTCCCGGACCCGAGTCGGATCGACTTATCGAGCGACAAAAGCGAATCGAAAGCAACGCCGTTGCCTATCCACGAAGTGTTCCCATCGCCCTCGACGCGGCGAAAGGCTCGACGGTTCGGGACGTTGATGGAAACATCTTCCTCGACTTCTTCGCTGGCATCGGCGTACTGAACGTCGGCCACTCGAACCCGTACGTCCTCGAAGGCGTCCATGAGCAGACGGAGAAAATCACCCACACGATTGATTTCCCCACCGAGACACGCCTCGACTTCATCGAGGCACTCGACGGGATTGCACCGGGCGGGCTCAAAGGAAACAACAAAGTTGTCTTCGGCGGCCCGAGCGGTAGCGACGCCATCGAAGGCTCCATCAAACTCGCAAAGCACAACACGGGCCGGACCGGACTGCTCGCCTTCGAGGGAGCCTATCACGGCTCGACTGGCGGGGCGCTCAGCCTCACCGCCGGGAAGAAGTACAAGAAAGGCTACGAGCCACTCCTGCCGGGGGTCGTCCACGCACCGTACCCCTCGACCGACGAAGAATGCGCACACGCGCTCGACCACATCCAGACGGTTCTCGAAGACCCCTACAGCGGGAAGGAGAATCCAGCAGGCATCTGGGTCGAGCCGATTCAAGGCGAAGGCGGCGTCGTCGTGCCACCCCAAGAGTTCCTGCCCGGCCTGCGCGACCTCGCAGACGACAACGACGTGATGCTCATCTTCGATGAGATTCAATCCGGCTTCGGGCGTTCGGGCAAGTGGTTCGCCTCCGAGTGGTCGGGCGTGACCCCTGACGCAATGACGATGGCGAAAGGCATCGGCGGTGCGGGCCTGCCGCTCGGCGCGGTCATGTATCACGAGAAGTTCGATACGTGGGGGCCGGGCGGCCACATCGGCACGTTCCGCGGCAACGTCCCCGCCATGCGCGGGGGCATCCGCGCCATCGAATACATCGAGGAACACGACCTGCTCGCACACGCACGCGACCTCGGCACCTACCTCAGAGACCGCCTCGCTGAAGCCACCGACCCCGCGACAACGGAGGTACGCGGCGAAGGGCTGTTCATCGGCGTCGAGATGTGGGACGAAGACGGAAACCCACTCTCAGACACGGTCAAGGCCATCCAGAAGTACTGCTACGAACACGGCGTGCTCGTCTGGTCTGCCGGTCGCTACGGCAACGTGCTCCGCCTGCTTCCGGCACTCGTCATGACCAAGGCGCAAGCCGAAGCGGGCATGGACATCATCACCGCAGGAATCGAGGCGCACACGTAG
- a CDS encoding amidase, with protein MSEPDLALMREQAARFAFDLPDSVLEELVSAALDEADVDETPPPTGENRGQQSTDNENALLAVYDEPRIETPDGPLAGQTIAVKDNIAVANLEMTCGSAHYSLVPTFDAPVIERLLAAGGALVGKANMEPFAMGPTGEFSDFGHVTNPTAPDFVAGGSSSGSGAAVAAGTVDIALGSDTGGSIRIPAACCGVVGAKPSHRLVPRYGFVDFAPSLDTIGPLTRDVDTAARTLAAMAGPDPRDPTVAGTDLDGIEGSLTDFTDLTVGIPDTAFDRAESAVDSTVRATADRLADVGIETKPVSLDLNLEHAYLNIGSAEFCWLLAGNGVVRGFGSGYSEELRAAFERAREQGLGDHVARRILPPAFLDAKTGGKAYARARRDGIDFAERLAATFEDVDALVMPTLRTLPPAIGETTTREDFLPLIGNTAPFNITGSPAVSVPVGTVDGLPVSAQAVAPQFDDATALRVAAALEVVGE; from the coding sequence ATGAGCGAACCAGACCTCGCGCTCATGCGCGAGCAAGCAGCCAGATTCGCCTTCGACCTTCCAGATTCGGTTCTCGAAGAGCTGGTTTCGGCCGCGCTCGATGAAGCGGACGTTGACGAAACGCCGCCACCGACTGGCGAGAATCGCGGCCAGCAGAGTACGGACAACGAAAACGCCCTACTCGCCGTTTACGACGAACCGCGAATCGAGACGCCGGACGGGCCGCTTGCAGGCCAGACAATTGCGGTGAAAGACAACATCGCGGTCGCAAACCTAGAGATGACGTGTGGGTCTGCCCACTACTCGCTCGTCCCGACGTTCGACGCGCCCGTCATCGAGCGCCTGCTCGCGGCGGGCGGCGCGCTCGTTGGCAAGGCGAACATGGAGCCGTTCGCGATGGGTCCGACCGGCGAGTTCAGCGACTTCGGGCACGTAACGAATCCGACCGCCCCAGACTTCGTCGCAGGCGGGTCGTCGAGTGGGAGCGGTGCGGCTGTCGCCGCAGGAACCGTCGATATCGCGCTCGGAAGTGACACCGGCGGGAGCATCCGCATCCCCGCCGCGTGCTGTGGCGTCGTCGGCGCGAAACCGTCGCACCGACTCGTTCCACGCTACGGCTTCGTCGATTTCGCCCCGTCGCTCGACACGATTGGGCCGCTCACCCGCGATGTAGACACGGCGGCGCGCACCCTCGCGGCAATGGCTGGGCCCGACCCACGCGACCCAACTGTCGCTGGCACCGATCTCGATGGTATCGAAGGCAGCCTCACCGACTTTACAGACCTCACTGTCGGAATTCCGGATACGGCTTTCGACCGGGCCGAGAGCGCCGTCGATTCGACGGTTCGGGCGACCGCAGACCGGCTCGCGGACGTTGGCATCGAGACGAAACCCGTTTCCCTCGACTTGAATCTCGAACACGCCTATCTGAACATTGGGTCGGCCGAGTTCTGCTGGCTGCTCGCGGGCAACGGGGTCGTGCGCGGGTTTGGCTCCGGGTACAGCGAAGAACTCCGCGCCGCGTTCGAACGGGCGAGAGAACAGGGCCTTGGCGACCACGTCGCCCGTCGCATCCTTCCGCCAGCGTTCTTAGACGCGAAAACGGGAGGGAAAGCCTACGCTCGTGCCCGCAGAGACGGCATCGACTTCGCCGAACGACTCGCTGCGACCTTCGAGGACGTGGATGCACTCGTGATGCCGACCCTCCGGACGCTCCCGCCCGCAATCGGTGAGACGACGACGCGTGAAGATTTCCTCCCGCTCATTGGCAACACCGCGCCGTTCAACATCACCGGGTCGCCCGCCGTTTCGGTTCCAGTTGGGACGGTCGATGGACTGCCGGTTAGCGCGCAAGCCGTCGCACCGCAGTTCGATGACGCGACTGCGCTCCGGGTGGCAGCGGCGCTCGAAGTGGTTGGCGAATAG
- a CDS encoding dihydroorotase — MPVDTVISGGTLVTSTDMFDASLAIDGGKIVAVGTDESMPDADEVVDASGMLVMPGIIDPHVHIEDHFSVDTYETGTGAAALGGVTTYIDFAWQAWVGELSNYEEEGTLMEGIEEKKEKGKKAIIDYSVHGALTRQDPAVLDELEDAVEAGVTSFKMFTAYEIGLDNGFMNTVLQRIAELDAVGVFHTEDPDVCDELTAQFQEEGKGDPTWYPQSRPDYAEAMAAEDAVRMATEAGAKYYGIHTSCRKSADVLEQFQVDGSLVRGETCTHYLALDDSIYGELGNQAMIAPPIRKPDDNEAMFEHLQKGTLGVVSTDHCGYKLEGKNVDNWWESTFGANGLQASLPVVHDEAVNNRGFSYPFLVRVMSTYPAQTFGLTEKGSLDPGSDADIVLFDPNETYTIKAEDNASAADFSIYEGKEVTGRVKQTYVRGECVAKDGEVVGSPGHGEFVVRDIPDWSV; from the coding sequence ATGCCTGTAGACACAGTCATCAGTGGGGGCACGCTCGTCACTTCGACCGACATGTTCGACGCGAGTCTCGCCATCGACGGTGGGAAAATCGTCGCCGTCGGCACCGACGAATCGATGCCGGACGCGGACGAAGTCGTCGATGCAAGCGGGATGCTCGTCATGCCGGGAATCATCGACCCGCACGTTCACATCGAAGACCACTTTTCGGTTGATACGTACGAAACGGGAACTGGGGCAGCCGCCCTCGGGGGCGTCACGACGTACATCGACTTCGCGTGGCAGGCGTGGGTTGGTGAGTTGAGCAACTACGAAGAAGAGGGCACCCTCATGGAGGGCATCGAGGAAAAGAAAGAGAAAGGCAAGAAGGCAATCATCGATTACAGCGTTCACGGCGCGCTCACGCGCCAAGACCCCGCCGTGCTCGATGAACTCGAAGACGCGGTGGAAGCGGGCGTTACCTCGTTCAAGATGTTCACGGCCTACGAAATCGGCCTCGACAACGGGTTCATGAACACCGTCCTCCAACGCATCGCGGAACTCGATGCCGTTGGCGTGTTCCACACCGAAGACCCCGACGTGTGCGACGAACTGACCGCGCAGTTCCAAGAAGAGGGGAAAGGCGACCCGACGTGGTATCCACAGTCGCGCCCCGACTACGCAGAGGCCATGGCTGCAGAGGACGCTGTGCGGATGGCGACCGAAGCCGGTGCGAAGTACTACGGCATCCACACGAGCTGTCGGAAGTCCGCGGACGTCCTCGAACAGTTCCAGGTCGATGGCTCGCTCGTCCGCGGCGAGACGTGTACCCACTATCTCGCCCTCGACGACTCGATTTACGGCGAACTCGGCAATCAGGCGATGATTGCGCCGCCAATCCGCAAGCCAGACGACAACGAAGCGATGTTCGAACACCTCCAGAAGGGCACGCTCGGCGTGGTCTCGACCGACCACTGTGGGTACAAACTGGAAGGAAAGAACGTCGATAACTGGTGGGAGAGCACCTTCGGCGCAAACGGCCTGCAAGCGAGCCTTCCGGTGGTTCACGACGAAGCGGTGAACAACCGTGGTTTCTCCTATCCGTTCCTCGTGCGCGTGATGAGCACGTATCCAGCCCAGACGTTCGGCCTCACGGAGAAGGGGTCGCTTGACCCCGGTTCTGACGCCGACATCGTCCTGTTCGACCCGAACGAGACGTACACCATCAAAGCAGAAGACAACGCCTCTGCGGCTGACTTCTCCATCTACGAAGGCAAAGAGGTCACCGGCCGCGTCAAGCAGACGTACGTCCGCGGCGAATGCGTCGCGAAAGACGGCGAGGTCGTTGGGTCGCCGGGCCACGGCGAGTTCGTCGTGCGCGACATTCCAGACTGGAGCGTCTGA
- a CDS encoding TCP-1/cpn60 chaperonin family protein, translating into MSSVHKRPEAEEPAEEPVPQFPHANCVAVRVMANVLESTFGPRSRDKLVVNQVATQHEPENEGLPKMDDFTVANDGATLLNALPLEHPVAPIVTRILGPERPGETSVEGQDIPDGVSGGVILTGALLSNAEDLLELGLHSYDIRQGYAIALEQALSTLSAHSKPLSVFDDPAATAHAIARTAMTGNDIGGLADEWASLAVAAVDEIGRPTEETFSVRCLGEGSLSDSRLVHGAILDRNTRASDEMPRHVEEATVLLLDGHNSGGLQDPKWDENMVMQLESRSQLDDLDAHHAARRKAVVDHYVSLGVDVVITRLGISQEYQRLLADAGIMGIRGVSVLEMKQCARATGARLVRHPGDVSADDLGYAGSVSEVRIEPRRGRRKNRYMTVIDGCEGANGVAAEIHGVSGQPADQAATELRKAAAALAAARGEGGAKTGVVPGAGAIELTLASAVRGHAPQVSSRAQLAVEAFADALERTVAALIDNGGHDRLSVLANLHAARAGGDTEIGFVYPDGKISNAVDAGVLDPTDYKQRLLVTATEVADLILRVDDAIDATFSEEPAGPGDVIYEDRAENHLDYLEENPGTRWDR; encoded by the coding sequence ATGAGTAGCGTACACAAGCGGCCCGAAGCCGAGGAACCTGCGGAGGAACCGGTTCCGCAGTTTCCCCACGCGAACTGCGTCGCAGTCCGCGTGATGGCGAACGTCCTTGAATCGACGTTTGGCCCCCGGTCACGCGACAAACTGGTCGTCAACCAAGTCGCCACGCAACACGAACCCGAAAACGAAGGACTCCCGAAAATGGACGACTTCACCGTGGCGAACGACGGTGCGACCCTCTTGAACGCCCTTCCACTCGAACACCCCGTTGCGCCCATCGTCACGCGGATTCTCGGCCCGGAACGCCCGGGAGAAACGTCTGTCGAAGGCCAAGACATCCCCGACGGCGTCTCTGGAGGCGTTATTCTGACTGGGGCCTTACTGTCGAACGCCGAAGACCTGCTTGAACTGGGGCTGCACTCCTACGACATTCGACAGGGCTACGCCATCGCCCTCGAACAGGCGCTTTCTACCCTCTCTGCACACTCGAAGCCGCTCTCAGTATTCGACGACCCGGCGGCAACCGCCCACGCGATCGCGCGCACGGCGATGACGGGCAACGACATCGGCGGCCTCGCAGACGAGTGGGCGTCGCTCGCGGTGGCGGCAGTGGACGAAATCGGACGACCAACCGAGGAGACGTTCAGCGTTCGATGTCTCGGAGAAGGGTCGCTTTCCGACTCTCGACTCGTCCACGGAGCGATTCTCGACCGCAACACGCGCGCGAGCGACGAGATGCCGCGACACGTAGAAGAGGCGACGGTGCTCCTGCTCGACGGCCACAACTCGGGCGGGCTTCAAGACCCGAAATGGGACGAGAATATGGTCATGCAACTCGAATCGCGGAGCCAACTTGACGACTTAGACGCCCACCACGCCGCCCGCCGGAAGGCGGTGGTTGACCACTACGTCTCGCTCGGCGTCGATGTCGTCATCACGCGGCTCGGCATTAGTCAGGAGTATCAACGTCTGCTCGCGGATGCAGGCATCATGGGGATTCGGGGCGTGAGCGTCCTCGAAATGAAGCAGTGTGCGCGAGCCACGGGTGCGAGGCTTGTGCGTCACCCCGGCGACGTGTCTGCAGACGACCTCGGATACGCGGGGAGCGTCTCTGAGGTGCGCATCGAACCGCGACGCGGCCGCCGGAAGAACCGCTACATGACCGTCATCGACGGGTGTGAGGGGGCAAATGGCGTCGCTGCCGAAATTCACGGCGTCTCCGGCCAACCCGCAGACCAAGCCGCGACTGAACTCAGAAAGGCAGCCGCCGCGCTCGCTGCGGCTCGCGGTGAGGGAGGTGCAAAAACGGGCGTCGTTCCGGGCGCGGGTGCAATCGAACTCACGCTTGCGTCTGCCGTTCGTGGGCACGCACCGCAGGTTTCGAGCCGCGCACAGCTCGCCGTCGAGGCGTTCGCAGACGCGCTCGAACGTACGGTCGCGGCGCTCATCGACAACGGCGGCCACGACCGCCTCTCGGTGCTCGCAAACCTCCACGCTGCCCGTGCTGGTGGCGACACCGAAATCGGCTTCGTCTACCCGGACGGTAAGATATCGAACGCTGTCGACGCTGGCGTTCTCGACCCGACTGACTACAAACAACGCCTGCTCGTGACCGCTACCGAGGTCGCAGACCTCATCCTCCGCGTCGACGACGCGATTGACGCCACCTTCTCTGAGGAACCGGCCGGGCCGGGCGACGTCATCTACGAAGACCGCGCGGAGAACCACCTCGACTACTTAGAGGAAAATCCCGGCACGCGCTGGGACCGGTAA
- a CDS encoding polysaccharide deacetylase family protein codes for MTKATVCLSYDFDAVSTWLWSYDSWDEPTRHSRGVFGAEVGAPRLLDLHDKYDIPATWFIPGHTIDSFPEISGEVWDRGYDIQHHGWSHTGPATFESEEAERADVERAVDCIVDLTGRKPTGYRSPAWDFSSHTLDILEDIGIEWDSSKMASDFKPHYTYGGWSAPEDGPYDRGEPTDIVELPVSWQRDDWPPFTFTWARPHRMGYVSEDSIFQRWYDQFDWMYDNVDDGVFILTMHPQVIGQGHRLMRLEKLIQHMQTKPGVEFKEMDTVATEFREAN; via the coding sequence ATGACAAAAGCTACCGTTTGCCTATCGTACGATTTCGACGCCGTATCGACCTGGCTGTGGTCCTACGATTCGTGGGACGAACCAACCCGACACTCCCGCGGTGTGTTCGGTGCCGAGGTTGGCGCGCCACGACTGCTCGACCTGCACGACAAATACGACATTCCTGCGACGTGGTTCATTCCTGGCCACACCATCGACAGTTTCCCTGAGATTAGTGGAGAGGTTTGGGATCGTGGCTACGACATCCAACACCACGGGTGGAGTCACACTGGCCCAGCAACGTTCGAATCAGAAGAAGCAGAACGCGCAGACGTCGAACGCGCCGTCGACTGCATCGTTGATCTCACCGGCCGCAAGCCAACCGGCTATCGCTCGCCGGCATGGGACTTTTCTTCACACACCCTCGACATCTTAGAAGATATCGGCATCGAGTGGGATTCGAGCAAGATGGCTTCTGACTTCAAACCGCACTACACCTACGGCGGGTGGAGCGCCCCAGAAGACGGCCCATACGACCGCGGCGAACCAACCGACATTGTCGAACTCCCCGTCTCGTGGCAGCGCGACGACTGGCCGCCGTTCACGTTCACGTGGGCACGCCCACACCGCATGGGGTACGTCAGTGAAGATTCCATCTTCCAGCGCTGGTACGACCAATTCGACTGGATGTACGACAACGTCGATGATGGCGTGTTCATCCTCACGATGCACCCACAGGTTATCGGTCAGGGCCACCGGCTCATGCGCTTAGAGAAACTCATCCAGCACATGCAGACCAAGCCCGGCGTCGAGTTCAAAGAGATGGACACCGTCGCCACCGAGTTCAGAGAAGCGAACTAA
- a CDS encoding MmgE/PrpD family protein, translating to MTQSSAETTQTPEDVLATFVAGLSYKDVPESTIETIERAFADTVGVTLAGVVADAGKRASAIATPTAPENGGVKILGTGTHAALADAVLANGTAGHALDFDDLSWAMDGHPSVPMVAPALALAEQLDASGKDLITAFAAGYEAECYVAEPISPTHYELGWHPTATFGTFGAAAAASQLLGLSAEETKRALNIAASMPSGLKRNFGSMTKPLHAGLSGRSGVTAAQLAAEGFTADEAAVSGSRGFWDRYGTGAERVAKPPGDPWRLVETGISIKAYPCCYFTHTSIAAAQDLVSTHDIEPADVEQIKSTASGGAGDALSHPDPQTGLEAKFSMEYALACAVALDTVSLDAFEDDAIGEETVQRVRERAIFEVDESLPYKSNDVLVELTTTDGDTYEATLTEPPGTPNNPLSDAELRAKFIDCATRAVSESVAEETVDKLLALRDQPSVRDIVAPL from the coding sequence ATGACCCAGTCGTCAGCGGAGACTACCCAAACTCCCGAAGACGTGCTCGCAACGTTCGTCGCCGGGTTGTCCTACAAGGACGTCCCCGAGAGTACCATCGAAACCATCGAACGAGCGTTCGCAGATACCGTTGGCGTCACGCTCGCTGGCGTCGTCGCTGACGCGGGCAAACGCGCGAGCGCCATCGCCACACCGACCGCACCCGAAAACGGCGGGGTGAAAATTCTCGGAACCGGAACCCACGCCGCACTCGCAGACGCGGTGCTCGCAAACGGTACTGCGGGTCACGCACTCGATTTCGACGACCTCTCGTGGGCCATGGACGGCCATCCGAGCGTTCCGATGGTCGCCCCCGCACTCGCCCTCGCAGAGCAACTTGACGCGAGCGGCAAAGACCTCATCACGGCGTTCGCCGCAGGCTACGAAGCCGAGTGCTACGTCGCAGAGCCAATCAGCCCCACCCACTACGAACTCGGCTGGCATCCGACGGCCACGTTCGGGACGTTCGGGGCGGCGGCGGCAGCCTCGCAGCTCCTCGGGCTGTCTGCTGAGGAGACGAAACGCGCGCTCAACATCGCCGCCTCAATGCCCTCTGGGCTCAAGCGAAACTTCGGGTCGATGACGAAGCCGTTGCACGCGGGATTGTCCGGGCGCTCCGGCGTCACCGCCGCGCAACTCGCTGCAGAAGGCTTCACCGCAGACGAGGCCGCAGTAAGCGGGTCACGTGGGTTCTGGGACCGGTACGGAACGGGGGCAGAGCGGGTGGCGAAACCACCCGGTGACCCGTGGCGACTGGTTGAGACGGGCATTAGCATCAAAGCCTACCCGTGTTGTTACTTCACCCACACGAGCATTGCCGCTGCCCAAGACCTCGTGTCGACTCACGACATCGAACCAGCAGACGTCGAACAAATCAAATCGACGGCTTCCGGTGGGGCGGGCGACGCGCTTTCACATCCCGACCCGCAGACCGGCCTCGAAGCGAAGTTTTCGATGGAGTACGCCCTCGCGTGTGCGGTGGCGCTCGATACGGTTTCACTCGACGCCTTCGAAGACGATGCTATCGGGGAAGAGACGGTACAACGTGTGCGCGAGCGAGCGATTTTCGAGGTCGATGAGAGCCTGCCCTACAAATCGAACGACGTGCTCGTCGAACTGACGACAACGGACGGTGACACTTACGAAGCGACGCTCACCGAGCCGCCGGGAACGCCGAACAATCCGCTTTCAGACGCCGAACTGCGGGCGAAGTTCATCGATTGTGCGACGAGAGCCGTGTCCGAATCGGTCGCAGAAGAGACGGTCGACAAACTGCTCGCGCTGCGCGACCAGCCGAGTGTTCGTGACATCGTCGCACCGCTCTGA
- a CDS encoding hydantoinase B/oxoprolinase family protein, producing MSSDRPEDETVQTSAIDILKDRDIDPVTMQVIGGELDTIAQEMGYKLIRSSYSSIIRESEDMGAGIFTTDCRELCESDSTPMHVGSLIGYLQGMYDTFEERGVEREDIINEGDVFIHNHPHYGASHSPDIAVAVPIFYEGEHIAWSANTAHHLDIGSATPGLAIDLEDMYAEGSLFRATKVFDEGERVDEIWNFIEDNVRTPREVIGDLQAQISSCNVGKDRYLALVEKYGLEEIQNAGEALMDYAEALLRNEIRKIPDGTYYAEDYLDDDGRNRGKRLKIAVEVTVDGSDITVDMSESADQTPTGYNVPFHGSTDVCIYFTIRSLLMDTFVRDEYLPQNSGTFKPVHPKARPGCMFNPTPPTSAFARINQVDKMSDLIIKALADALPDKVCAGTCGQVYFVSYGGTDDKGEYWVYLEVNEGSYGGRPAADGLDAVDALVHNTKNRPVEDIELSHPMRVERYHLREDGHGAGKHRGGHGIVRESRFLTNAVMTMEGDGNTYRPHGLFGGGEGTHGDLKHIKADGEVIDLNSKESGYKFEANDRVLIKTASGGGYGDPHERPAAQVYEDYLDGLVSVEDARENYGVVIEDGELDMAATTELRA from the coding sequence ATGAGTTCAGACAGACCAGAGGACGAGACGGTACAGACCAGCGCGATAGACATCCTGAAAGACCGCGATATCGACCCCGTCACGATGCAAGTCATCGGCGGCGAACTCGATACGATTGCCCAAGAGATGGGCTACAAGCTCATCCGCTCGTCGTACTCCTCGATTATCAGGGAGAGCGAGGACATGGGCGCAGGCATCTTCACGACCGACTGCAGAGAGCTGTGTGAAAGCGACTCGACGCCGATGCACGTTGGCTCGCTCATTGGCTACTTACAGGGGATGTACGACACCTTCGAAGAGCGCGGTGTCGAACGCGAGGACATCATCAACGAAGGCGACGTGTTCATCCACAACCACCCTCACTACGGCGCGAGCCACTCGCCGGACATTGCGGTCGCCGTCCCCATCTTCTACGAGGGCGAACACATCGCATGGTCTGCGAACACGGCTCACCACTTGGACATCGGCTCTGCGACGCCCGGCCTCGCCATCGACTTAGAGGACATGTACGCGGAAGGCAGCCTCTTTCGGGCGACCAAAGTGTTCGACGAGGGCGAACGCGTCGATGAAATCTGGAACTTCATTGAGGACAACGTGCGCACCCCGCGCGAAGTCATCGGTGACCTGCAAGCCCAGATTTCCTCGTGTAACGTGGGCAAAGACCGCTATCTCGCGCTCGTCGAAAAGTACGGCTTAGAAGAAATCCAGAACGCCGGTGAGGCGCTCATGGACTACGCAGAAGCCCTGCTTCGAAACGAGATTCGTAAGATTCCAGACGGCACCTACTACGCAGAAGACTACTTAGACGACGACGGGCGCAATCGTGGCAAACGCCTGAAAATCGCCGTCGAAGTCACCGTTGATGGCAGCGACATCACGGTGGACATGAGTGAGTCCGCAGACCAGACGCCGACGGGGTACAACGTCCCGTTCCACGGCTCTACGGACGTGTGTATCTACTTTACCATCCGGTCGCTGCTGATGGACACCTTCGTGCGCGACGAGTACCTGCCACAGAACTCGGGGACGTTCAAACCGGTCCATCCGAAGGCGCGCCCGGGTTGTATGTTCAATCCGACGCCGCCAACCTCGGCGTTCGCCCGCATCAACCAGGTGGACAAGATGAGCGACCTCATCATCAAGGCGCTCGCGGACGCCTTACCAGACAAAGTGTGCGCCGGCACCTGCGGACAGGTGTACTTCGTCAGCTACGGCGGCACCGACGACAAGGGCGAATACTGGGTGTATCTCGAAGTCAACGAAGGCTCCTACGGGGGCCGCCCGGCCGCAGACGGCCTCGATGCGGTCGACGCGCTTGTTCACAACACGAAAAATCGGCCGGTCGAGGACATCGAACTCTCCCATCCGATGCGCGTCGAACGCTACCACCTCCGCGAGGACGGCCACGGCGCGGGCAAGCACCGCGGCGGCCACGGCATCGTCCGCGAGTCGCGCTTCCTCACGAACGCTGTGATGACGATGGAGGGCGACGGGAACACCTACCGCCCACACGGGCTGTTCGGCGGCGGCGAGGGGACTCACGGTGACCTCAAACACATCAAAGCAGACGGCGAAGTCATCGACTTGAACTCGAAGGAATCGGGTTACAAGTTCGAGGCGAACGACCGCGTGCTCATCAAAACCGCGAGCGGTGGCGGTTATGGCGACCCACACGAGCGCCCCGCTGCACAGGTGTACGAGGACTATCTCGATGGGCTCGTCTCGGTCGAAGACGCCCGCGAGAACTACGGCGTCGTCATCGAAGACGGCGAACTCGACATGGCTGCGACCACCGAACTGCGCGCCTGA